The Pedobacter roseus genome contains a region encoding:
- the porG gene encoding type IX secretion system protein PorG yields the protein MTPGKQLLIILFFIFSGQLVHAQRAPIGEPSWEVGIMAGGAGYIGDLNQNNPLYISGLSGGAYLKRNFNQYIGVRLNYTYGEVKADDSYSSNEQFRERNLRFRTSLNEFSGLVDFNFFNFNLGGGTRQFTPYLFTGVGLLVFKPTVKVNGERYRLDRLATEGQENGYKNAVLTIPYGLGLRYNYKDTWSIFTELGYRTPSTDYIDDVSGRYPVNPVFVGNGQNQVNLSDPSRYQIGQPGTQRGDFRKRDTYLFVSVGISFTFVSSKCYSF from the coding sequence ATGACGCCAGGCAAACAGCTATTAATTATCCTCTTTTTCATCTTTAGCGGGCAGCTTGTCCATGCACAGCGTGCACCTATAGGCGAACCCTCCTGGGAAGTTGGTATAATGGCTGGTGGGGCAGGTTATATTGGTGATCTCAATCAAAATAATCCTTTATATATCAGTGGTTTATCTGGCGGGGCTTATTTAAAGCGGAATTTTAACCAATACATTGGTGTTCGTTTAAACTATACCTATGGAGAGGTAAAAGCCGACGATTCCTATTCCAGCAATGAGCAGTTCCGCGAAAGAAACCTGCGTTTTAGAACTTCACTGAACGAATTTAGCGGACTGGTAGATTTTAATTTTTTTAATTTCAACCTTGGTGGCGGAACGCGTCAGTTTACACCATACCTCTTTACCGGGGTGGGTTTACTGGTATTTAAACCAACTGTAAAAGTAAATGGTGAGCGGTACCGGTTAGACCGCCTGGCCACCGAAGGACAGGAAAATGGATATAAAAATGCCGTTTTAACCATTCCTTATGGCCTGGGCTTAAGGTATAACTATAAAGATACCTGGAGCATTTTTACCGAACTGGGCTACAGAACACCTTCTACCGATTATATTGATGATGTGAGCGGCCGTTATCCGGTTAATCCCGTATTTGTTGGAAATGGCCAAAATCAGGTTAATTTATCCGATCCTTCACGCTATCAAATTGGACAGCCAGGGACACAAAGAGGCGATTTTCGAAAAAGGGACACTTATCTATTTGTTAGTGTTGGCATATCTTTTACCTTTGTATCCTCAAAATGCTATTCCTTTTAA
- a CDS encoding NAD kinase, with the protein MRIAIYGRDFNDTVLPYVQEVFDHLAEQSIQPVLYSKFKTSLHGKIKLPSNTIIFHNHAELKDHADVLLSLGGDGTLLDTLSLIRNSGIPVIGINFGRLGFLASINKNEIGQALKALSNGEYTLDSRSLLTLESDNGLFGEENFALNDITIHRRDNSAMMIIHASMNGEFINSYWADGLIIATPTGSTAYSLSCGGPIIYPDSKNFVITPIAPHNLNVRPVVVPDGNTLSFEVEARESKFLVSCDSRTVTVERSVKISIKKADFCINLIRLNNETYLNTLRNKLLWGIDTRNY; encoded by the coding sequence ATGAGGATTGCAATTTACGGGAGAGATTTTAATGATACGGTTTTGCCCTATGTACAGGAGGTTTTTGATCATTTAGCAGAGCAAAGTATCCAGCCCGTTTTATACTCTAAATTTAAAACATCCCTTCACGGTAAAATAAAACTGCCTTCAAATACAATCATTTTTCATAACCATGCCGAACTTAAAGACCATGCTGATGTATTGTTGAGCCTGGGTGGTGATGGAACGTTACTGGATACATTATCATTGATCCGCAATTCGGGCATACCCGTAATCGGGATCAATTTCGGCCGTTTGGGCTTTCTTGCCAGTATCAATAAAAATGAAATCGGACAGGCATTAAAGGCTTTAAGCAATGGAGAATATACATTAGATTCCCGTTCGCTGTTAACCTTAGAATCGGATAATGGTTTGTTTGGCGAAGAAAACTTTGCCTTGAATGATATCACCATTCACCGTCGCGATAATTCGGCCATGATGATTATCCACGCCTCGATGAACGGCGAGTTTATCAACTCTTACTGGGCCGATGGATTAATTATTGCCACTCCAACAGGATCTACAGCTTATTCACTGAGCTGTGGCGGACCAATTATTTATCCTGACTCCAAAAACTTTGTAATTACGCCCATTGCACCACATAATTTAAATGTTAGGCCGGTAGTGGTTCCTGACGGCAATACACTCTCTTTTGAGGTAGAAGCCAGGGAATCGAAATTCCTCGTTTCCTGCGATAGCCGCACGGTAACCGTAGAGCGTTCGGTTAAAATCAGCATTAAAAAAGCCGATTTTTGCATAAATCTGATCCGACTTAACAATGAAACGTACTTAAACACGTTAAGGAATAAATTATTATGGGGCATTGATACCCGTAACTACTAA
- a CDS encoding isoprenyl transferase, with protein sequence MGFKEQIDYSRLPKHIAVIMDGNGRWAKGQGKVRVFGHEQGVLSVKDIVEGCVEVGIEYLTLYAFSTENWNRPKEEVDALMQILISTINKETETLNKNNIKLNAIGNIASLPQECIDDLKEAMEKTAHNEKCTLTLALSYSAKWEIIEAAKKIASAVKDNTISLDDIDEDLFSSKLTTVNIPDPELMIRTSGEHRISNYLLWQMAYTEFYFTDVLWPDFRREDLFEAIVDYQKRERRFGKISEQLN encoded by the coding sequence ATGGGATTTAAAGAACAAATAGACTATAGCCGCCTGCCAAAGCACATTGCCGTAATCATGGACGGTAATGGAAGATGGGCAAAAGGCCAAGGTAAAGTGCGGGTTTTCGGCCATGAACAAGGTGTACTTTCTGTGAAAGACATTGTAGAAGGCTGTGTGGAAGTGGGTATTGAGTATTTAACTTTATATGCTTTTTCTACCGAAAACTGGAACCGGCCTAAAGAAGAGGTAGATGCTTTGATGCAGATTCTCATCTCTACCATCAATAAAGAAACCGAAACACTTAATAAAAACAACATTAAGCTTAATGCGATTGGCAACATTGCATCTTTACCGCAAGAGTGTATCGATGATTTGAAAGAAGCCATGGAAAAAACAGCCCATAATGAGAAATGTACACTAACACTGGCATTAAGTTATAGTGCAAAGTGGGAAATTATAGAGGCAGCCAAAAAAATTGCATCAGCTGTAAAAGATAATACCATATCGTTAGATGATATTGATGAAGACCTGTTTTCGTCAAAACTGACTACTGTAAATATACCCGATCCGGAGTTAATGATCAGGACCAGCGGGGAGCACCGCATCAGCAATTATCTGCTTTGGCAAATGGCTTATACGGAGTTTTATTTTACCGATGTTTTATGGCCGGATTTCAGACGTGAGGATCTTTTCGAGGCTATTGTAGACTACCAAAAACGCGAACGCCGTTTTGGCAAAATTAGTGAACAATTAAACTAA
- the bamA gene encoding outer membrane protein assembly factor BamA — protein MKRIFQVLILLVLAAPAFAQVRPQGQAPATPSLKVGGLDLDYFSPKEYIIGGTTVTGTQYLDKEVLITLSKLTKGDKIVLPGEATSDAIKTLWAQGLFDDVKLNIQKFVQDSVYFEIEVVERPRLSSIDLKGIRKSEKTAIQEKLNDKTGKIVNDNLYNTTSAIVKKYLLDKGYFFTQIDYKTRKDPNAENSVVLEAYIDKGHRVKVQHIDFTGNKDFKAAKLRKYLKNPKQFTWWRFYGSGKFSKEKYEENKVKMIAKMHEKGYRDAELLKDTIYQYNKKKVNIRMDLYEGKKYYFGNITWAGNAIYPDSILKKVLTIEKGDVFSEERLNKKLNGGGENGGDINSMYTDNGYLTFNIDPVQTKIYGDTVDVELRMYEGPQYTNNRITLKGNTITNDKVVLREIRTKPGQKFNKSDLIRTIREIGQLGNFDESKTVPTPRPNPADGTVDIEYAVEEKPSDQIELSGGFGGGRIIGTLGLTFNNFSLRNLFNLKAYKPLPKGDGQKLSLRGQTNGKYYQSYSFSFSQPWFGGEKPVSFGVSAFTSLQSNGLSNGDAAFQKIRLNGVTVSLGRRLNWPDNYFQLTHAVSLQQYILNNYTGYLFNTGTSYNLSLSQEISRDSRDSPIFPKSGSFLRFTIQATPPYSLFNKVNYATASDREKYRFTEYHKWKFDSQWYQRVAGNLVVKAQAQFGFLGSYNKAVGQSAFERFKLGGDGMQGFDFLQGSELIAMRGYANNTVIPNGSDPSIAQQSGSPIYTKYVLEARYPVIASQQATAFVLAFAEAGNTWNRFGDFNPFNVRRSVGVGARIFLPIFGLLGIDYGHAFDRIPGVADGGKQNFTFSIAQQLGGF, from the coding sequence ATGAAAAGAATATTTCAAGTTTTAATTCTACTAGTTTTAGCCGCTCCGGCCTTCGCTCAAGTACGTCCACAAGGTCAGGCACCGGCAACCCCTTCTTTAAAGGTTGGTGGCTTAGATCTCGATTATTTTAGTCCAAAAGAATACATCATCGGTGGTACCACAGTAACAGGAACCCAATATTTAGATAAAGAAGTATTAATTACACTATCTAAATTAACCAAGGGCGATAAAATCGTTCTTCCTGGCGAAGCAACTTCTGACGCAATTAAAACGCTTTGGGCGCAGGGATTGTTTGATGATGTTAAACTTAATATCCAGAAATTTGTTCAGGATTCAGTTTATTTTGAGATAGAAGTAGTAGAACGTCCACGTTTAAGCTCTATCGATTTAAAAGGTATCCGTAAATCTGAAAAAACGGCCATTCAGGAAAAACTGAATGATAAAACCGGTAAAATCGTAAACGACAATTTATACAATACTACTTCAGCTATTGTTAAAAAATACCTGTTGGATAAAGGTTATTTCTTTACTCAGATCGACTATAAAACCCGTAAAGATCCAAATGCAGAAAACAGTGTGGTTTTAGAGGCTTATATTGATAAAGGTCACCGTGTTAAGGTACAACACATCGATTTTACGGGAAATAAAGACTTTAAAGCAGCAAAACTCAGAAAATACCTTAAAAACCCTAAACAGTTTACCTGGTGGCGCTTTTATGGTTCCGGAAAATTCTCAAAAGAGAAATATGAAGAGAACAAGGTAAAAATGATTGCTAAAATGCATGAAAAAGGTTACCGCGATGCTGAATTATTAAAAGATACCATTTACCAATACAATAAAAAGAAGGTTAACATCAGGATGGACCTTTATGAAGGTAAAAAATATTATTTCGGTAATATCACCTGGGCTGGTAATGCCATTTACCCGGACAGTATCCTAAAGAAAGTATTAACCATCGAAAAAGGTGATGTTTTTAGTGAAGAAAGATTAAACAAGAAATTAAATGGTGGTGGCGAAAACGGCGGCGACATTAACAGTATGTATACCGATAACGGATACTTAACTTTTAACATCGATCCGGTACAGACCAAAATTTATGGCGATACTGTTGATGTTGAATTACGTATGTACGAAGGTCCACAGTACACCAACAACCGCATTACTTTAAAAGGTAACACCATTACCAATGATAAAGTGGTTTTGCGTGAGATCCGTACCAAACCGGGACAAAAATTTAACAAAAGTGATTTAATCCGTACCATCCGTGAGATTGGTCAGTTGGGTAACTTTGATGAGTCTAAAACAGTTCCAACTCCTCGCCCTAATCCGGCAGATGGTACTGTAGATATTGAATATGCTGTAGAAGAAAAACCTTCAGATCAGATTGAGTTATCAGGTGGTTTTGGTGGTGGCCGTATCATTGGTACATTGGGCTTAACCTTCAACAACTTCTCTTTACGTAACCTGTTTAACTTAAAAGCTTATAAGCCACTTCCAAAAGGAGATGGGCAGAAATTAAGTTTACGTGGACAAACCAACGGTAAATATTACCAATCATATAGTTTCTCATTCTCACAACCTTGGTTTGGTGGCGAGAAACCGGTAAGTTTTGGTGTAAGTGCATTTACCTCGCTACAATCAAACGGTTTAAGCAATGGAGATGCTGCTTTTCAAAAAATCCGTTTAAATGGTGTAACCGTTAGTTTGGGTAGAAGATTAAACTGGCCGGATAACTATTTCCAGTTAACCCACGCGGTGAGTTTGCAACAGTATATCTTAAATAACTATACCGGATATTTATTTAACACAGGTACATCTTATAACTTAAGTTTATCACAAGAGATTAGCCGCGATTCAAGAGATTCGCCGATCTTCCCTAAATCTGGTTCGTTTTTACGTTTCACTATTCAGGCAACGCCGCCATATTCATTGTTTAACAAGGTGAATTATGCAACTGCATCTGACAGGGAAAAATATCGCTTTACAGAATACCATAAATGGAAATTCGATTCGCAATGGTACCAACGTGTTGCAGGTAACTTAGTGGTAAAAGCACAGGCCCAATTTGGTTTCTTAGGATCATACAACAAAGCAGTAGGCCAATCAGCATTCGAGCGTTTTAAACTGGGTGGTGATGGTATGCAGGGATTCGATTTCTTACAGGGTTCTGAGTTAATCGCCATGCGTGGTTATGCAAATAACACGGTTATTCCAAATGGTTCTGATCCGAGCATTGCACAGCAGTCTGGTAGCCCGATTTATACTAAATATGTATTAGAGGCACGTTATCCGGTAATTGCTAGTCAGCAAGCAACAGCATTTGTTTTAGCCTTTGCTGAGGCGGGTAACACCTGGAACAGGTTCGGCGATTTTAATCCTTTTAACGTGAGGAGATCAGTTGGTGTAGGTGCACGTATCTTTTTACCGATATTTGGTTTATTGGGTATCGATTACGGACATGCATTCGACAGGATTCCTGGAGTTGCAGATGGAGGAAAGCAAAACTTTACTTTTAGTATCGCACAACAATTAGGTGGATTTTAA
- a CDS encoding CBS domain-containing protein — translation MFAAEIISDAIPSLKTADTVQKALDRMNDFKLKHLPVVNEVTLLGLVAEDDLLNIPDHDTLLSDAAVNTLNVFVLNNAHTYDVIRLLSQLKLTAVPVLDQQKNYLGLISINNMVNAVAEQYAVNEPGGIIVLEISNRDNSLAHIAQIVEADNAQVLSSYVNSFEDSTRLEVTLKVNKTEITSLVASFERYDYLVKEVYNNTQIDDGSQERYDSFMNYLNV, via the coding sequence ATGTTTGCTGCAGAAATCATATCAGATGCAATTCCATCATTGAAAACCGCTGACACGGTGCAAAAAGCTTTAGATCGTATGAACGATTTTAAATTAAAGCATTTGCCTGTTGTTAACGAGGTTACTTTGTTGGGTTTAGTTGCGGAAGATGATTTATTGAACATTCCTGACCACGATACCCTTTTAAGCGATGCTGCCGTAAATACACTTAATGTTTTTGTGTTGAACAATGCACATACTTATGATGTAATCAGGTTATTGAGCCAGTTAAAACTTACTGCTGTTCCTGTGCTTGATCAACAGAAAAATTACTTAGGTTTAATTTCCATCAATAATATGGTTAATGCCGTAGCAGAACAATATGCCGTAAACGAACCCGGTGGAATTATTGTTCTGGAAATCAGCAACCGCGATAATTCACTTGCGCACATTGCCCAGATTGTTGAGGCCGATAATGCACAGGTTCTCTCTTCTTACGTCAATTCATTCGAAGATTCTACACGTTTAGAAGTAACGCTCAAAGTAAATAAGACAGAAATTACTTCATTGGTAGCTTCTTTCGAAAGGTATGATTACCTGGTAAAAGAAGTATACAATAACACACAGATTGATGATGGGTCGCAGGAGCGTTACGATTCTTTCATGAATTATTTAAATGTATAA
- a CDS encoding alpha/beta fold hydrolase — translation MTYPIIEEDGFKYIEAGTGETLVLLHGLMGELSNWELVIEHFKDRYRVIIPILPIYDLPILTLGVKALSRYLHRFLKYKNLNQVVLVGNSLGGHVGLVFTVAHQEFVKALVLTGSSGLYENAFGGSFPRRESYDYIKEKVEFTFYDPATATKELVDDVFKTVNDRSRVIRILTMAKSAIRHNMSKELSKITIPVSLIWGKNDKVTPPEVAEEFHQLLPNSELNWVDKCGHAPMMEHPEEFNTFLDKFLDRILLK, via the coding sequence GCGAGACACTGGTATTGCTGCATGGCCTTATGGGCGAACTAAGCAACTGGGAACTCGTTATCGAACACTTTAAAGATCGATATCGTGTAATTATCCCGATTTTACCCATTTACGATTTACCGATTTTAACCCTTGGTGTAAAGGCCCTGTCAAGGTACCTTCACCGTTTTTTAAAATATAAAAATTTAAACCAGGTGGTACTTGTAGGTAACTCGCTTGGCGGCCATGTAGGCCTGGTATTCACCGTTGCGCATCAGGAGTTTGTTAAAGCCCTGGTACTCACCGGAAGTTCGGGCTTATATGAAAATGCTTTTGGTGGTTCTTTTCCACGCAGGGAGAGTTACGATTATATTAAAGAAAAAGTTGAATTTACTTTTTACGATCCGGCAACGGCAACCAAAGAACTGGTTGACGACGTATTTAAAACGGTTAACGATAGGTCTAGGGTAATCAGGATTTTAACCATGGCTAAATCGGCAATCCGACACAACATGTCCAAAGAACTGTCGAAAATTACCATCCCGGTATCACTGATCTGGGGAAAGAACGATAAAGTTACCCCACCGGAAGTGGCAGAAGAATTTCACCAGTTGTTGCCAAATTCTGAATTGAATTGGGTAGATAAATGCGGGCACGCACCTATGATGGAACATCCCGAAGAATTTAATACCTTTTTAGATAAATTTTTAGATAGAATATTATTGAAATAA